One Anopheles cruzii unplaced genomic scaffold, idAnoCruzAS_RS32_06 scaffold01926_ctg1, whole genome shotgun sequence genomic region harbors:
- the LOC128276658 gene encoding small conductance calcium-activated potassium channel protein-like, with protein MKTPCAGNREPVSAACTEEAGIALVGVHSEYPRYMEERGLGGGVCKGPGTIQGGPGQKHKPNVGYRLGRRKALFEKRKRISDYALVMGMFGIIVMVIENELSSAGVYTK; from the exons ATGAAGACACCGTGCGCCGGTAATCGGGAACCAGTATCGGCTGCATGCACAGAAGAGGCCGGCATCGCGCTCGTGGGCGTACACTCAGAGTATCCCAG GTACATGGAGGAGCGAGgcctcggtggcggcgtctGCAAAGGTCCCGGCACGATACAAGGTGGGCCCGGCCAGAAGCACAAACCGAATGTCGGCTACCGGTTAGGGCGGCGGAAAGCGCTGTTCGAGAAGCGGAAGCGCATCAGTGATTACGCCCTCGTCATGGGAATGTTCGGCATTATTGTGATGGTGATAGAAAACGAATTAAGTAGCGCTGGTGTATATACTAAG